One segment of Polaribacter huanghezhanensis DNA contains the following:
- a CDS encoding translocation/assembly module TamB domain-containing protein — MSIIFSIPSVQTRLARTLTKSLKKSYNTNIVIKRVDLSFLGSVRLKGVEIRDHHNDTLIFVKKLSTSLLNAKKVIDNKVNLGSVSLDGVDFHLKTYKGETNDNLSIFIDSFDSNSPSDSLAAPFLLTSSNIYVNNLNFNLIDTNKNDSIPFFVKNAGGSLSDFKILGPDVFAKIRGLYFREKNGLQVTNLTTDFTYTTTNMLFQKTVLETETSQINADISFTYKRENLKYFNDKVQIKAAFSRSRVSLEDLSNFYGEFGVGDVLNLDGNLVGTLNDFKVNELDVFSDNGLIINGNLRFVNAINTENGFSFDGDLQNVTANYQELKNVLPNLLGKTLPTEFKRLGDFTLKGKTFINKNNLDINVAVFSKIGTTKADLKLTNIANIDDANYKGNIELINFNIGKFLKEPLFGKITLNGDVNGTGFRIDNINTGIIGVIKKLNFNGYTYQDLDVNGLFQNKLFNGNLNVNDEFLKMRFNGLADFSSKVNKFDFTAIIENADLVKTNLFTRDSISKIKGELKFDIVGNTFDDIVGVTTFNNVEYTSPKQVYAFKRFVVTSTVKDNIKTIDINKNSESNDIAQGWLKGNFRFSELLPITQNALGSIYTNFNPYKVAPNQFIQFDFSIYNQIVDVFFPKIFIDKNTKLNGEIDIDKNIFKFNLNSPKVIVYGNVLDTVNLYVNNKNKLYNTYLGVKKLTSSVINANNLNLINKTRNDTLFVKSEFTGVKNRDEVFNMDFYYTFNKEKKSVLGIQKSSFDFENNIWKINPQDNKDNKVVFDLKKKEFNFSPFYLRSKEQEITFKGVVKDSTQKDLKIDFKKVKLASLLPEIDSLTLNGVLNGQLDFLQKDGQYSPKGNLSVSNFKINSFAQGDLDLNIVGNNSYEKYAVDLTLKNSNRKSIFANGSIDFTNQRPVVDLKVTLDKFQLKAFSPLGQDVLSKLRGEASGNFKVTGFLRNPDMEGELELKDAGLLFPYLNVDYDFEGITKIKLEQQKFIFEELKLLDTKYNTRGDFSGSIKHKDFKSWYMDLNILTNNLVVLDTKETEESLYYGTAFINGNARIYGFTDNLFIDVNATTNPNTKFVIPLNDIKMVDNYKLIQFRSNKKSDTNKEIQEFQLNALKGLTLDINLEVTKDALAEIVIDKSNGSLLNGRGNGNLKIEIDTRGKFRMDGNFIVDEGKYEFKYGGLVNKTFNVNKGGTISWNGSPSDADLNITAVYTTKANPSMLLENFNSNRKIPVNLITRISGGLFTSNQEFDIEIPNVNNTIASELEFKLNDNDVNEKTKQFLSLLVLNTFYNPDKSNFNSSNAILGTTSNAISNLVSDLISSEDGKVQFNVNYEITDKTNVNNVINDDLVNFAVGTQISDRVVVNGKVGVPVGSKTQSSVVGEVKVEVLLNEKGNFRGVIFNRQNEIQYSTEEEGYTQGIGLTYQVDFNNLVDLLRKIGLKKKKVIKKEKDSVKTAKTNRFTKFKSTKSKN; from the coding sequence ATGAGTATTATCTTTTCAATTCCAAGTGTACAAACAAGGTTGGCAAGAACATTAACCAAAAGTTTAAAGAAATCGTACAACACAAATATTGTTATAAAAAGAGTCGATTTGTCTTTTTTAGGATCGGTGCGATTAAAAGGAGTTGAAATTAGAGATCATCATAACGACACGCTAATTTTTGTAAAAAAACTAAGCACTTCTTTATTAAATGCAAAAAAAGTAATCGATAATAAAGTAAATTTAGGAAGTGTTTCTTTAGACGGGGTCGATTTTCATTTAAAAACCTACAAAGGAGAAACAAATGATAACTTATCCATTTTTATAGATAGTTTTGATAGCAATTCGCCAAGTGATTCTTTAGCAGCGCCATTCTTGTTAACCAGTTCTAATATATATGTAAACAACTTAAATTTTAACTTGATTGATACTAACAAAAATGATAGTATTCCTTTTTTTGTTAAAAATGCTGGAGGGAGTTTAAGTGATTTTAAAATTCTAGGACCAGATGTTTTTGCAAAAATTAGAGGCTTGTATTTTAGAGAAAAGAATGGGTTGCAAGTCACCAATTTAACAACAGATTTTACATATACAACAACCAATATGCTGTTTCAAAAAACAGTATTAGAAACAGAAACTTCTCAAATAAATGCAGATATTTCTTTTACTTATAAAAGAGAAAATTTAAAATATTTTAATGATAAAGTTCAAATAAAAGCAGCTTTTTCTAGGAGTAGAGTTTCTTTAGAAGATTTAAGTAATTTTTACGGCGAGTTTGGCGTAGGTGATGTCTTAAATTTAGACGGAAATTTAGTTGGAACGCTAAATGATTTTAAAGTAAATGAATTAGATGTTTTTTCTGATAATGGATTGATAATCAACGGAAATTTAAGATTTGTAAATGCAATTAATACAGAAAATGGGTTTTCTTTTGATGGAGATTTACAAAACGTAACTGCAAATTATCAAGAATTAAAAAATGTATTACCCAATTTATTAGGTAAAACCTTACCCACAGAGTTTAAAAGATTAGGAGATTTTACATTAAAAGGAAAAACATTTATCAACAAAAATAATTTAGATATAAATGTTGCTGTTTTTTCTAAAATAGGAACCACAAAAGCAGATTTAAAACTTACAAATATTGCCAATATAGATGATGCAAATTATAAAGGGAATATTGAATTGATCAATTTTAATATTGGCAAATTCTTAAAAGAACCACTTTTTGGAAAAATCACATTGAATGGTGATGTAAACGGAACAGGATTTAGAATTGACAATATAAATACTGGAATTATCGGTGTTATTAAAAAACTAAATTTTAATGGATATACCTATCAAGATTTGGATGTAAACGGATTATTTCAAAACAAACTTTTTAATGGAAATCTAAATGTAAACGACGAGTTTCTAAAAATGCGATTTAACGGTTTGGCAGATTTTTCATCAAAAGTAAATAAGTTCGATTTTACTGCAATTATTGAAAATGCAGATTTGGTAAAAACCAATTTGTTTACAAGAGATAGCATTTCTAAAATAAAAGGAGAACTAAAATTTGATATTGTTGGGAATACGTTTGATGATATTGTTGGAGTAACAACTTTTAATAACGTAGAATATACGAGTCCAAAACAAGTGTATGCTTTTAAAAGATTTGTTGTAACATCTACTGTTAAAGACAATATTAAAACCATAGATATTAATAAAAATTCAGAGTCGAACGATATTGCTCAAGGCTGGTTAAAAGGAAATTTTAGATTTAGTGAGTTGCTGCCAATCACACAAAATGCTTTAGGAAGTATTTACACCAATTTTAATCCATATAAAGTAGCGCCAAATCAGTTTATACAATTTGATTTTAGTATTTACAATCAAATTGTTGATGTGTTTTTTCCTAAAATATTTATCGATAAAAACACCAAGTTAAACGGAGAAATTGATATTGATAAAAACATCTTTAAATTTAATTTAAACTCGCCAAAAGTTATCGTTTACGGCAATGTTTTAGATACAGTAAATCTGTATGTAAACAACAAAAATAAATTATACAACACGTATTTGGGTGTTAAAAAACTAACGTCAAGTGTTATCAATGCAAATAATTTAAATCTTATTAATAAAACAAGAAACGATACCCTTTTTGTAAAATCAGAATTTACTGGAGTAAAAAACAGGGATGAAGTTTTTAATATGGATTTTTATTATACGTTTAATAAAGAGAAAAAATCTGTATTAGGAATTCAAAAATCTAGTTTCGATTTTGAAAATAATATTTGGAAAATTAATCCGCAAGACAATAAAGACAATAAAGTAGTTTTCGATTTAAAGAAAAAAGAATTTAATTTTAGCCCTTTTTATTTAAGGTCAAAAGAGCAAGAAATAACCTTTAAAGGAGTTGTAAAAGATTCTACTCAAAAAGATTTAAAGATCGATTTTAAGAAGGTAAAATTAGCTAGTTTGTTGCCAGAAATAGATAGCTTGACTTTAAACGGAGTTTTAAACGGACAGTTAGATTTTTTACAAAAAGACGGGCAATACAGTCCGAAAGGAAACTTATCGGTTTCTAATTTTAAGATCAATTCTTTTGCGCAAGGCGATTTAGATTTAAATATTGTTGGAAATAATTCCTATGAAAAATACGCGGTAGATTTAACCTTAAAAAATTCGAATCGTAAAAGTATTTTTGCAAACGGTTCTATAGATTTTACAAACCAACGGCCCGTTGTAGATTTAAAAGTAACACTCGATAAATTTCAATTAAAAGCATTTAGTCCCTTAGGGCAAGATGTGTTATCAAAATTAAGAGGAGAAGCATCTGGGAATTTTAAGGTAACAGGATTTTTAAGAAATCCGGACATGGAAGGTGAATTAGAATTAAAAGACGCAGGTTTGTTATTTCCGTATTTAAATGTTGATTATGATTTTGAGGGAATTACAAAAATTAAGTTAGAACAACAAAAGTTTATTTTTGAAGAACTAAAATTGTTAGACACCAAATATAATACGAGAGGAGACTTTAGTGGAAGTATAAAACACAAGGATTTTAAATCTTGGTATATGGATTTAAATATTTTAACCAACAATTTAGTTGTGTTAGACACTAAAGAAACAGAAGAGTCTTTGTATTATGGAACGGCTTTTATCAATGGAAATGCAAGAATTTATGGCTTTACAGACAACTTGTTTATTGATGTAAACGCAACTACAAATCCTAATACAAAATTTGTAATTCCATTGAATGATATTAAGATGGTAGATAATTACAAGTTGATTCAATTTAGAAGCAATAAAAAAAGCGATACCAACAAAGAAATTCAAGAGTTTCAGTTAAATGCATTAAAAGGATTAACACTAGACATCAATTTAGAAGTTACTAAAGATGCACTTGCAGAAATAGTTATTGATAAGTCTAACGGTAGTTTGCTAAATGGTAGAGGTAATGGAAATTTAAAAATAGAAATTGACACCAGAGGAAAGTTTAGAATGGATGGAAATTTTATTGTTGATGAAGGAAAATATGAATTTAAATATGGGGGTTTAGTTAATAAAACATTTAATGTAAATAAAGGAGGAACTATTTCATGGAATGGAAGTCCGTCTGATGCAGATTTAAATATTACAGCAGTTTATACAACAAAGGCAAATCCGTCAATGTTGTTAGAAAATTTTAACTCTAACAGAAAAATACCCGTAAATTTAATTACAAGAATTAGCGGAGGGTTATTTACCTCTAATCAAGAATTTGATATTGAGATTCCGAATGTAAACAACACAATTGCATCTGAGTTAGAGTTTAAATTAAACGATAATGATGTCAACGAAAAAACCAAACAATTTTTATCTTTGCTTGTGTTAAACACATTTTATAATCCAGATAAATCTAATTTTAATAGTTCAAATGCCATTTTAGGGACAACATCAAATGCAATATCAAATTTAGTTTCAGATTTAATTAGTAGCGAAGACGGCAAAGTACAATTTAACGTAAACTATGAAATTACCGATAAAACAAATGTAAATAATGTGATAAATGACGATTTGGTAAATTTTGCGGTAGGTACACAAATTTCTGATAGAGTTGTTGTAAATGGTAAAGTTGGAGTGCCAGTTGGCTCTAAAACGCAATCTAGTGTTGTAGGAGAAGTAAAAGTTGAAGTCCTTTTAAACGAAAAAGGGAATTTTAGAGGCGTTATTTTTAATCGTCAAAACGAAATACAGTATTCAACAGAAGAGGAAGGTTATACGCAAGGAATCGGTTTAACATATCAAGTAGATTTTAATAATTTAGTTGATTTACTTAGAAAAATAGGATTGAAAAAGAAGAAAGTAATTAAAAAAGAAAAAGACTCCGTAAAAACAGCAAAAACAAATCGTTTTACGAAGTTTAAATCAACAAAAAGCAAAAATTAA
- the tsaD gene encoding tRNA (adenosine(37)-N6)-threonylcarbamoyltransferase complex transferase subunit TsaD translates to MSQKSIYILGIESSCDDTSASVICNGKVLSNVVANQEIHAKYGGVVPELASRAHQQNIVPVVQQALEQANITKKQLSAIAFTRGPGLMGSLLVGTSFAKSLALGLEIPLIDVNHMQAHILAHFIEDSTAKIPPFPFICLTISGGHTQIVKVTHHFEMEILGETIDDAVGEAFDKSAKILGLPYPGGPLIDKYAQEGNPKAFKFTKPKVGDLDFSFSGLKTAILYFVQKQVKENPNFIEENLVDICASIQYTIVEILMEKLKNAVKQTGIKHIAIAGGVSANSEIRKRLQLAEKHFGWTTYIPKFEYTTDNAAMIAITGYLKYLNNTYSEIGITAQARLKVTE, encoded by the coding sequence TTGAGCCAAAAATCAATTTATATTTTAGGAATAGAATCTTCTTGTGATGACACGAGCGCATCTGTAATTTGCAACGGAAAAGTATTGAGTAATGTTGTCGCAAATCAAGAAATACATGCTAAATATGGCGGTGTTGTCCCAGAATTAGCGTCGAGAGCACATCAACAAAATATTGTTCCTGTGGTGCAACAAGCTTTAGAACAAGCAAATATTACTAAAAAGCAATTGTCTGCAATTGCTTTTACGCGCGGACCAGGGCTAATGGGTTCTTTATTAGTTGGCACTTCTTTTGCAAAATCGTTGGCGCTGGGTTTAGAAATTCCTTTGATTGATGTAAATCATATGCAAGCGCATATTTTAGCCCATTTTATTGAAGACTCAACCGCTAAAATTCCGCCTTTTCCATTTATCTGTTTGACAATAAGTGGCGGACATACACAAATTGTAAAAGTGACCCATCATTTTGAAATGGAAATTTTAGGAGAAACCATTGATGATGCAGTTGGCGAAGCTTTTGATAAATCTGCTAAAATTTTAGGATTGCCATATCCGGGCGGACCGTTAATTGACAAATACGCACAAGAAGGAAATCCGAAAGCTTTCAAATTTACAAAACCAAAAGTGGGCGATTTAGATTTTAGTTTTAGCGGATTAAAAACTGCTATTTTATATTTTGTTCAGAAACAAGTAAAAGAAAATCCGAATTTTATTGAAGAAAACTTGGTTGATATTTGTGCATCCATTCAGTATACAATTGTAGAAATCTTAATGGAGAAATTAAAAAATGCCGTAAAGCAAACTGGCATCAAACATATTGCTATTGCTGGTGGCGTTTCTGCGAATTCAGAAATTAGAAAACGATTGCAATTGGCAGAGAAGCATTTTGGTTGGACAACCTATATTCCGAAGTTTGAATACACCACAGACAATGCCGCGATGATTGCCATAACAGGATATTTAAAATACCTAAACAACACCTATTCTGAAATCGGAATTACAGCACAAGCTAGATTAAAAGTTACCGAATAA
- a CDS encoding LapA family protein, which yields MKTKTIVSLFFVLIIVIFSLQNSEITDVDFLFWKISVSRILIILGSFSFGVLVGILVSMVKKTTTTKETKSEA from the coding sequence ATGAAAACCAAAACGATTGTTTCACTTTTTTTTGTATTGATTATTGTTATTTTCTCCTTACAAAACTCAGAAATTACAGATGTAGATTTTCTTTTTTGGAAAATTTCTGTTTCTCGGATTCTAATCATTTTAGGAAGTTTTTCTTTTGGTGTATTGGTTGGTATTTTGGTTTCTATGGTAAAAAAGACAACCACAACAAAAGAGACAAAATCAGAAGCATAA
- a CDS encoding S1/P1 nuclease, protein MKTNILLILAFVFISNFSFASEPDCKTEVVWGNTGHRAVGEIATKYLSKRVQRKINELLDGQSLAMVSTFADDIKSDSKYRDFYTWHYVNLNDDETYQTSHKNPKGDLVTGIEKCKQVLLDENASKADKAFYLKMLVHLIGDLHQPMHVGRVTDRGGNDFQVNWFNRGTNMHRVWDSQMIDSFNMTYTELASNTDVLSKAQVKELQKGAIVDWVNESKGLAQMIYGSAKSEEKLSYRYMYDHFQTVRTQLQKGGIRLAKVLTDIFG, encoded by the coding sequence ATGAAAACAAACATTTTATTGATATTGGCATTTGTGTTTATCAGCAATTTTTCATTTGCATCAGAACCAGATTGCAAAACAGAAGTAGTTTGGGGAAACACCGGTCATAGAGCAGTTGGAGAAATTGCTACAAAATATTTATCTAAAAGAGTACAACGAAAAATTAATGAATTGTTAGATGGACAAAGTTTAGCAATGGTTTCTACTTTTGCAGATGATATAAAATCAGACAGCAAATACAGAGATTTTTATACGTGGCATTATGTCAATTTAAATGATGATGAAACGTATCAAACTTCTCATAAAAATCCGAAAGGAGATTTAGTAACTGGGATAGAAAAGTGCAAGCAAGTGCTTTTAGATGAAAATGCATCAAAAGCAGACAAAGCTTTTTATCTAAAAATGTTGGTGCATTTAATTGGCGATTTACATCAACCAATGCATGTTGGTAGAGTTACTGATAGAGGAGGAAACGATTTTCAAGTAAATTGGTTCAATAGAGGAACAAATATGCACAGAGTTTGGGACAGTCAAATGATTGATAGTTTTAATATGACCTATACAGAATTGGCTTCAAATACAGATGTGTTAAGTAAAGCTCAGGTAAAAGAATTGCAAAAAGGTGCTATTGTTGATTGGGTAAACGAATCTAAAGGGTTGGCGCAAATGATTTACGGTTCTGCAAAATCAGAAGAAAAATTAAGTTACCGTTATATGTACGATCATTTTCAAACGGTAAGAACTCAGTTGCAAAAAGGTGGGATTAGATTGGCAAAAGTGTTAACCGATATTTTTGGATAA
- a CDS encoding SPFH domain-containing protein, translated as MSNEKSIKPANGYLMFAVVLALFIGGIIAAVKYENPAWILVTVVGFICAFGFILVNPNSSKVILLFGKYIGTVKTNGLYWANPLYKKRTISLRASNFDSERLKVNDKLGNPIMISTILVWRVTDTHKAAFDVDNYENFVRVQTDAAVRKLASMYPYDNFADEGTEEDITLRSSVNEVSEALEKEVEERLSIAGIEVLEARIGYLAYAQEIANAMLKRQQATAIVAARHKIVEGAVSMVEMALEELGKKNIVDLDDERKAAMVSNLMVILCGDKDASPVLNTGTLSH; from the coding sequence ATGAGTAACGAAAAAAGCATAAAACCCGCAAACGGATATCTAATGTTCGCAGTAGTATTAGCACTATTTATTGGAGGAATTATAGCCGCAGTAAAATATGAAAATCCGGCTTGGATTTTAGTAACTGTAGTTGGTTTCATTTGTGCATTTGGATTTATCTTAGTCAACCCAAATTCATCAAAAGTAATTTTATTGTTCGGTAAATACATCGGAACCGTAAAAACAAATGGTTTGTATTGGGCAAACCCTTTGTACAAAAAAAGAACCATTTCTTTAAGAGCAAGTAATTTTGATAGCGAGCGTTTAAAGGTAAACGACAAATTGGGGAATCCAATTATGATTAGCACCATTTTAGTTTGGCGAGTAACAGATACACACAAAGCTGCTTTTGATGTTGATAATTACGAAAATTTTGTAAGAGTCCAAACTGATGCAGCAGTTAGAAAATTAGCAAGTATGTATCCGTACGATAATTTTGCAGACGAAGGAACAGAAGAAGATATTACATTGCGCTCTAGTGTAAACGAAGTAAGCGAAGCGTTAGAAAAAGAAGTAGAAGAACGTTTGTCTATTGCCGGAATTGAAGTTTTAGAAGCAAGAATTGGATATTTAGCATACGCACAAGAAATTGCAAACGCCATGTTAAAGAGACAACAAGCTACAGCAATTGTTGCCGCACGTCATAAAATTGTTGAAGGCGCAGTAAGTATGGTAGAAATGGCTTTAGAAGAATTGGGTAAAAAGAATATTGTTGATTTAGACGATGAACGTAAAGCGGCAATGGTAAGCAATTTAATGGTTATTTTATGTGGAGATAAGGATGCTTCTCCGGTTTTAAACACCGGAACTTTAAGTCATTAA
- a CDS encoding DUF4177 domain-containing protein translates to MKEYKVINWKMGLSKNNERLEDTLNENAKSGWRVIHIGEQNTRIVLERDKNR, encoded by the coding sequence ATGAAAGAATATAAAGTAATCAATTGGAAAATGGGATTGTCTAAAAACAATGAACGCTTAGAAGACACTTTAAATGAAAATGCTAAAAGTGGCTGGAGAGTAATTCATATTGGAGAACAAAATACCCGCATCGTTTTAGAAAGAGATAAAAATAGGTAA
- a CDS encoding alpha/beta fold hydrolase, whose amino-acid sequence MKTKSLYLFLLIFSVSHGQSKITSEEILIQNDSIELPGTLTFTNTKTPLVIWVHGSGNVDRNGNQSAIVKANYIKQFRDEINKNNIAFFSFDKRTSNPKNFKFLKGIVFTDFEEDVEKVITHFKDDKRFSEIILVGHSQGSLIAMLASKNATKYISISGPGESIDKTMVKQITAQNALLGESAAAHFKELKETGSIKNINPFLFSIFSKANLPFLKSWANYNPTEEIKKLTIPVLIINGTKDLQVKVEDATALHHAKPSSELVLIKNMNHVLKNIEKDADNMKSYYTADFPISKKLITTIVAFIKK is encoded by the coding sequence ATGAAAACTAAATCTCTATACCTATTCTTATTGATTTTTTCGGTTTCGCACGGTCAATCAAAAATTACATCAGAAGAAATTCTGATACAAAACGACTCTATAGAATTACCTGGAACTTTAACGTTTACTAATACAAAAACTCCGTTGGTAATTTGGGTTCATGGTTCTGGAAATGTAGATCGAAACGGAAATCAAAGTGCCATTGTAAAAGCAAATTACATCAAACAATTTAGAGACGAAATCAACAAAAATAATATTGCTTTTTTTAGTTTTGATAAAAGAACATCGAACCCAAAAAACTTTAAATTTTTAAAAGGAATTGTATTTACAGATTTTGAAGAGGATGTAGAAAAAGTAATCACACATTTTAAAGACGATAAACGTTTTTCTGAAATTATTTTGGTTGGACACAGTCAAGGATCGTTAATTGCCATGTTGGCATCAAAAAACGCAACTAAATATATTTCTATCTCTGGACCAGGAGAATCCATAGATAAAACGATGGTAAAGCAAATTACTGCACAAAACGCTCTTTTAGGCGAATCAGCAGCAGCACATTTTAAAGAATTGAAAGAAACAGGAAGTATTAAAAATATAAATCCATTTTTATTTTCTATTTTTTCAAAAGCGAACCTTCCTTTTTTAAAATCGTGGGCAAATTATAATCCAACAGAAGAAATTAAAAAACTAACCATTCCGGTTTTAATTATCAACGGAACCAAAGATTTACAAGTAAAAGTTGAAGATGCAACTGCGTTACACCATGCAAAACCATCATCAGAATTAGTGCTTATAAAAAATATGAATCACGTATTAAAAAACATTGAAAAAGATGCCGATAATATGAAATCATATTATACTGCAGATTTTCCAATCTCAAAAAAATTAATTACAACGATTGTTGCATTTATAAAAAAGTAA
- a CDS encoding Arc family DNA binding domain-containing protein, whose translation MAKKKAFALRINEDMMKAIEKWASDEFRSTNGQIEWMLMQNLKEAKREPKKKSEE comes from the coding sequence ATGGCAAAAAAGAAGGCATTCGCTTTGCGGATAAATGAAGATATGATGAAAGCTATTGAAAAATGGGCTTCAGACGAATTTCGATCTACCAACGGTCAGATTGAATGGATGCTGATGCAAAATTTAAAAGAAGCCAAAAGAGAACCGAAAAAGAAAAGCGAAGAATAA